One region of Moraxella sp. ZY210820 genomic DNA includes:
- a CDS encoding YafY family protein, whose translation MSENVNEKLAYRLADMLSMLYAGELLRIDELVEKYSVSKRTIQRDIARLEFLDLVYEQQGYRLNKNMLGMNLGFSDVYAFAQISGIEYLYPKLDYALLHEINTANIYDVKVADFEDSRMLERQMKTLKQAIQANYCVQFDYKQKSRQVEPYKLVHHLGCWYLAGVEQGQIKTYHISRMSHLVPTKIAFTQRENILREIEQDDSIWFGQQKIEVVIQVSTQVAQYFKQRQLLPKQNIVREMVDGTLLLSCQIGHKLQLFPIVRWWIPYLKIVSPSEWQDELESGLKFYLENKLE comes from the coding sequence ATGAGTGAAAATGTAAATGAAAAATTAGCTTATCGTTTGGCAGATATGTTGTCTATGCTTTATGCAGGGGAATTATTAAGAATTGATGAGTTGGTTGAAAAATATAGTGTCAGTAAACGTACAATTCAGCGGGACATTGCTCGATTAGAGTTTTTAGATTTGGTTTATGAACAGCAAGGTTATCGTTTAAATAAAAATATGCTTGGCATGAATTTAGGATTTTCAGATGTGTATGCGTTTGCACAAATATCGGGGATTGAGTATTTATATCCAAAATTGGATTATGCTTTATTGCATGAAATAAATACTGCAAATATTTATGATGTCAAAGTTGCTGATTTTGAAGATAGCCGAATGTTAGAACGGCAAATGAAGACATTAAAACAAGCAATTCAGGCAAATTATTGTGTGCAGTTTGATTATAAACAAAAATCACGCCAAGTTGAGCCATATAAATTAGTACATCATTTGGGTTGTTGGTATTTGGCAGGTGTGGAACAAGGGCAAATCAAAACCTATCATATCAGCCGTATGAGCCATTTAGTGCCAACAAAAATTGCATTTACTCAACGGGAAAATATCTTACGAGAAATTGAGCAAGATGATAGTATTTGGTTTGGTCAGCAGAAAATCGAGGTTGTGATACAAGTTAGTACACAAGTTGCACAATATTTTAAGCAACGTCAATTATTACCTAAGCAAAATATAGTGAGAGAAATGGTCGATGGTACGTTGCTTTTATCCTGTCAAATTGGGCATAAATTGCAGTTGTTTCCAATCGTACGTTGGTGGATTCCATATCTTAAAATTGTCAGTCCAAGTGAATGGCAAGATGAGTTGGAAAGTGGGTTGAAATTTTATCTTGAAAATAAACTGGAGTAA
- a CDS encoding dynamin family protein, with translation MEEKSIFEVVVIATMSAGKSTVINALIGQELLHSANQATTATITRIHDKDGLPNFIGRAYSYQNELLFEQNVDAETLKSWNADSQIKLIDLMGDIQGLYNDKAELVIYDTPGPNNSQDDNHEALTMQVINDGNYGLILYILNATQIGVNDDRSLLEKIKVALDKDSHKEIVFLLNKADCLDEEKGESLETVVKNTQEYLLNIGFKKPIIIPTAAHYALIAQKVLRNIPLMRSERVVLTNLLESSSNQMMISSMMPNDLKLKVFNKLNNVKTSGKVKVNGMTIGKKQLEKAMFRTGFGVVQYVLQQKLSQSFYPFKSS, from the coding sequence ATGGAAGAAAAATCTATTTTTGAGGTCGTTGTTATTGCAACTATGAGTGCAGGTAAATCGACTGTGATTAATGCTTTAATTGGGCAGGAGTTATTACATTCAGCGAATCAAGCAACAACTGCAACAATTACACGCATTCATGATAAAGATGGCTTACCTAATTTTATTGGTAGAGCTTATTCTTATCAAAATGAATTGTTATTTGAACAAAATGTTGATGCTGAAACTTTAAAAAGTTGGAATGCTGATTCACAAATTAAACTGATTGATTTAATGGGTGATATTCAAGGGCTATATAATGATAAGGCTGAATTAGTTATTTATGATACACCAGGTCCAAATAATAGCCAAGATGATAATCATGAAGCACTCACTATGCAAGTTATTAATGATGGTAACTACGGTCTTATTCTGTATATTTTAAATGCGACTCAAATAGGAGTAAATGATGACCGCTCGTTATTGGAAAAAATAAAAGTGGCATTAGATAAAGATTCACATAAAGAAATTGTTTTTTTATTAAACAAAGCAGATTGTCTTGATGAAGAAAAAGGCGAGTCGCTAGAAACAGTAGTTAAAAATACTCAAGAATATTTACTTAATATTGGGTTTAAGAAACCTATTATTATTCCTACAGCTGCTCATTATGCGTTAATCGCACAAAAAGTTTTAAGAAATATACCATTAATGCGTTCTGAAAGAGTAGTTTTGACTAATTTATTAGAGAGTTCAAGTAATCAAATGATGATTTCCTCAATGATGCCGAATGATTTAAAATTGAAAGTCTTTAATAAATTGAATAATGTAAAAACTTCTGGTAAAGTCAAAGTAAATGGCATGACTATTGGTAAAAAACAGCTAGAAAAAGCGATGTTTAGAACAGGTTTTGGTGTGGTTCAATATGTGCTACAGCAAAAGTTATCTCAGTCTTTTTATCCCTTTAAATCATCTTAA